Below is a genomic region from Aurantimonas sp. HBX-1.
TGGAGACGTCGTTGAGCTTTCTCGGGCTTGGCGTCCAGCCACCGCAGACCAGCCTGGGTCTGATGCTCGGCGAGGGGCGGAATTATATCGCGACGGCTTGGTGGATGGCGATCCCGGCGGGCGTCGTGATCTTCCTGACGACGCTGTCGGTCAGCCTGCTCGGCGACTGGCTGCGCGACCGCCTCGACCCAACACTGCGGACTGCAGATGAGTGAAGGCGAAGCCTCGGGACCGAGCGCACCCACGCGCAGTTGTGCCGCCAGTTCGTCTTGAGCGGCTTACAAGTGCAGCTAGCGCGATCGTCCGCTTGGCGGACCATCATACAGGTTTGATCAACGCATGAACCGCGGCCGGTGGAGTTCCCCCGGTTTGATGGACGCGATCCGATTTGTGGGAGGAGAGTGTCACCATGCCGAAAACGCGGAGCCCTATATCTCCGGGCCGGACACATCGAAGGGGTAGCGGTGGGAATATGGCGCCAACTTCTTGAGTTGGCGCCATAGCCTGTCGTCGTCAGAAGCGAAAGGACAGGCCGATCGACCCACGATGGCTTTCCGAGTCCTCGCCGAAGGCGCCATCGTAGCGCAGATGACTTTGGACGCTATCGGTGATCCGGGCGCCGAGGCCCGCACTAAAGGCGGCGTCTATCTGGGCGTTGCCGCCGTGATCGGGCTCCTGGTGGTCGGTCTCGCCGACCGGCCGGGGCTGTCAGCCTTCGCCAACAGCCGGATCGACACCGTCCTGCGGCTATCCGGCTCGGCGCGCGAACAACGACCCGCCATCGCGGTGCTGCCCTTCGACGACATGGGCGAGGCGGCCAGCGACCAGTATTTCGTCGACGGCCTGACGGAGGACGTCATCGCGGAGTTGGCGCGCTACGCCGATCTCCAGGTGATCGCGCGGAATTCCACCTTCGAGCCACCTCAGGCGGCGCAGATGTCCGCAGCGTCGACCGTCTCGTCTGGCTTGCCCGGCCACGATTCCATGAACTGCCGGACGACCTTCTGAAGCTGCTCGGGCCTCGCACCACCATTTGCCTGCACCACGAGACCGTTGGCGACGGTGATCACATAGCTGCCGAGGCTATCGGTGTCGGTATCGGCCGGCAGGTCGCCCTCGCTCTTCCAGCGCTCCAGCCGTTCGCGGAGCCGCTGCAGGTTGGAAAACCGGCGCGCCTGAAGATCGTCCTTGACGGAGTCGCCGTCCGGGCTGCAGACCAGCGCCCCCTGCACCATCAGGCAGCCGGTGGGGGTGCCGTCGGGCGCTTCCGCGCCAGTGAACAGCATCAGGAAGCCTTCGATGGCGCGCCGGGACGAAGGCTGGTTGAGGATCGTGTCGAGATAGGCGATGCGCCGTTCGGCGTAGCGATCGACAGCCTTCCGGAACAGCTCTTCCTTGTTGCCGAAGGCGGCGTAGAGGCTGGGCTTGGTGATGCCCATCGCCTCGATGAGGTCGGCCAGCGAGGTGCCCTCGTAGCCCTGTCGCCAGAACAGGAGAATCGCCTTGTCGAGCGCCTCGTCGACATCGAACTCCCTGGGACGTCCTCTGGTCATGTCGCTTCTTTCCGGGTCCCCGCATCCTATGCCGATCTTGGCTATCATATGGGGATATCCCGGCTTTTTACAAATGTAACGGCCTGCCGAAGGCGGCGCCCGCCGCCGGCTGCGGGCGCCTTACGGTTGGGCCGGAGCGGGCGCGTCGGCCGGCGCCGCGGCGACGCGTACCAGCGGCCGCCCGCCGGAGAGCTTGCGCACCAGCACGTAGAACACCGGGGTCAGGAAGATCCCGAAGATCGTGACGCCCAGCATGCCGGCGAACACCGCGACGCCCATCGCCGCGCGCATCTCGGCGCCCGGGCCCGTGGACAGCACCAGCGGCACCACGCCCATGATGAAGGCGATCGAGGTCATCAGGATGGGGCGCAGCCGCAGCCGGCTGGCCTCCACCGCCGCCTGCCGGGTCGCCATGCCGGATATCTCCAGGTCGCGGGCGAATTCCACGATCAGGATGGCGTTCTTGGCGGACAGGCCGACGAGCACGATGAAGCCGATCTGCGTGAAGATGTTGTTGTCGCCCTGGTCGAGCCACACGCCGACCAGCGCTGCGAGGATCCCGGTCGGCACGATCATGATGATCGCGAAGGGCAGGGTGAGGCTCTCGTACTGGGCCGCCAGCACCAGGAAGACCAGGA
It encodes:
- a CDS encoding TetR/AcrR family transcriptional regulator; the protein is MTRGRPREFDVDEALDKAILLFWRQGYEGTSLADLIEAMGITKPSLYAAFGNKEELFRKAVDRYAERRIAYLDTILNQPSSRRAIEGFLMLFTGAEAPDGTPTGCLMVQGALVCSPDGDSVKDDLQARRFSNLQRLRERLERWKSEGDLPADTDTDSLGSYVITVANGLVVQANGGARPEQLQKVVRQFMESWPGKPDETVDAADICAA